TCCGATCTTTCATCTACTACTCCAACCTTCAATCCTCTAAAGTTCATATGTGGTACCCCTGTACTAACCATGCGAATCACATCTCTTAACAAGGTGGTTTTTCCACATTGAGGTGGTGACACAATTAATGTATTCATTAATTCTCCTTTTGCATTGATGATATGAGGTAATACGCCGGTAGCGACTCCCAGTTTTTCTCTCGATATTCTAATATTGAGTCCACTATAATTTTTTAATGTTCTTATACCATTATTATCTAGCAGTACTTTCCCAACAATTCCAATTCTGTGACCACCTTGCACCGTGATATACCCTTTCTTTATTTCTTCTTCCACTGAATATATAGAGTAATTCGATGCAAACTGCAGTGTTTTTTCTATATCATCTGTCGTCACATAGTAGCTGTTCATTGGATTCAATGTTAAATTTCCTTTTAGATCTACGAAGTAATCTCTCTGATCCCCAAATACCATTAAAGGATTATCCACCCGCAACCTTATTTCTTCCAATGTTTCTTTAAAGTTCTGTGGTACATTTCTGATAATATTTCTGATATTTGGAGACAGGTACGATTCTAGCTTAGAAATATAAGATATATTT
Above is a genomic segment from Alkaliphilus oremlandii OhILAs containing:
- the spoIIIAA gene encoding stage III sporulation protein AA, translated to MENSKNVIDRNKKNISYISKLESYLSPNIRNIIRNVPQNFKETLEEIRLRVDNPLMVFGDQRDYFVDLKGNLTLNPMNSYYVTTDDIEKTLQFASNYSIYSVEEEIKKGYITVQGGHRIGIVGKVLLDNNGIRTLKNYSGLNIRISREKLGVATGVLPHIINAKGELMNTLIVSPPQCGKTTLLRDVIRMVSTGVPHMNFRGLKVGVVDERSELGACFQGVPQNDLGPRTDILDSCPKAEGIMMLIRAMSPQVIATDEIGREEDMIAIDEAIMAGIKLITTVHSRSLENILSKRVVGKLVKDGVFERIIFLSNMNGVGTVDSIVDGTNLTYLIQNTNKNRGIT